CGCCATCGTGCCGCACACACATTTCTACTATCGACGTCCCACGATACGGCGCGGCATTCGAGCGCAGCAGGGAAGTCACTGAACCAGCCCCTGCTAGAGTTTTTTATAAGATGATTCAAACACCACGAAAGTCGCACATTCAAGAAAACACTGTGCTGACTCTGCATGTTTGCAGAAAAGATAAGAAAACCTTGCCGCCTGGTCGACACTGAGCACACCACACATACGCTCATGGCTCGCGCACTGCGTGACTGAGAACGGCGCTCAACCGCGTCCCACTTTCTCCACGGCAGCCCTTCTTTGCCTTCCTCAGCCGGCCTGGCCGATGCTCATAGTTTCTAGCTCTTGACCATCGTGGGGGCGGCAGGACAGCGCCCTTCCACCCCGCAAGACTGGCTTTCCCCTCGTCTCCTTATCTGCTGCTGGCAGCGTTACTACTTCTCAACCAACTCCCAAACCAACTGCCACTGGACGTCACACTCCTCGGAGTTGCATCTGAGCTGACGAGGCTGCCCATCGCCGTGCTTCGCTCCGAAGCGTTGTCGCTGCCGGGTGAACTCCCTTTCCTCAAAACGCCTGCAGCCCCTGGAGCCCCTACCCCTTGATGAGGAAATCTCGCATATAGACCATCGGCCGCCGCTTGCGCTCCAAGGGACGCCACCCCCCCGGCGAGGGTGTAACCGGAGCTGGTGACTGTCGGGTATGCTGCAAGCAATTTCGTCGGGTCGACCTCAACATACGAACCATTTGCGCGACGTATGTAATGTTTCACATTCGGCTCAGGATTGGCCTTGAGCTTCCAGGGAGCAAAAGGGGCTGACGCATTGTTTCCTGCATGCGGGGGTCGAGTGAAGACCTGCTGTCGAGCCGTGGAACCCTTTCCGGCCGCCGTGGCTGCTGTGGATGCCGTcgacggcgggcgctggGCGCCTGTCAATCCGTGCGCCACCAGAGCGTTTGCCACACCCTTTCCCCCCTCCAccgtcgacggcgaagccgTTCCATGAGCTGCAGCCTTCTGCGACGTAGCACTGGTGAGCCCGACGGCATTGCCTAGGCGCGATGCCCCTCCCGACACTTCGCTGCCATCTCCGGGTGGGAGAGGACGACTCCCGCCTATGATGTCTTCAATATTCGccccgcctgcgctcgcgtgGTTGGCGGCTGTCAAAGACGACAGAGCCGACACCGTCGGAGAAATCCCTGGGGATGTGTCCGAAATGCTCGACCCAAGCGGAGAGCCTGATGGATCGCCGGATGACGCGACAGGCCCAGGCCCAAAAAACCCCAACACCTTGTCTTCATTGTATTTACAGCCGTGCTGTGAACAATGAGGGGACCCCGGGGCAGCGGACGCAGTCGTCGATGTCGCGGAAACTtggcgcgacgcaggcgacccAGGGAAgcctgtcgccgcggcgaatgCATGACCAACCGAGAGCACCTGTCTAGTGGAAGCGGTCCCGGAAACAGCTGACCCCGAGGCTAGATCAAGCGGATGCCCTAAGGCCTGACCAGCGACCTTCGCGTCTCCTACCGGTTGCTTCAGTTTCTGCTGAGCTTCGTActgccggcggagccgctcCTGCTCTTGCATGTAGGCCTGCTGCGCTGACGTCCAAGGCAGCGCCCCTCTATtgacggcgccggcggccgggCTCTCCACAGTTCCCGCGGCTCCAACGTAAGGCAAGAGATTTCCCACCTGAGGCGCGAAGAAAGGTGACGCCGTAATGCTCGCACTCACACCGGAACCGGCACCAGCTGCTGTCCTCCCGTCCGCGCCCAAATGGTGCGCACGCGAGGAACTTacgcctcctgtctctcctgaGGGCATCCGGTTGACCTGCCGTGGCAGCTCCCCAGGCCGTGTTTGAGAACATTCGCCGGTCGGCATGACGAGCCTCGGGGGCCGAGAGTTCGAAATAAGGCCCATGGTGGACGGCAGCCCGCTTgcaggcacgcgcgcgccatTCACATCCCGTGCCACGCGTGGGCTGCTCCCCGCGTAgtacgcgggcgccgctcgccaggcCTCTCCGGCGACACACGCCGGCGGTCCAGCCCCTCTGCCCGCTTCAGTTTTGAGACTTCCTGCCGACTTatgaggcagctgcgcggcgccgtggcgCGCGAGACCCAGCCGCGCACGTGTGGTAGGGAGCGCGTACACCGTTAACGGAGCGGTCCTTGTCGGagcggcgccagacgcctTTGGATCCCCAGCTCTGACACGGCAGCCGACCTgccctgcggctgcctgctGCACAGCTCGTTCCCGTTGAACCGCCGTGGCTGCCACCCGCGCTGCCTCAAAAACGTCCCAGATTCGTTTGCAGATTTCATGAGCCTTCTTCTGAGGCGTgttctgctgcctctccgccgccgtcgcttctGCCAGAAGCTGACGCTGCTGCTCAGCCAGTTGCTGGAACTCCTTCGGATCCAAGCCCcactccgcggcgagccttTTCTGCTCCGCTTCGTCCAGCTGTGTGACGGAGTCTTCCTGttccagctgctgctcctcCAGCTGAAGCAGCCGGCAAAGACCACGGCACTCTAGCGTCCCTATTGGATTATCTCCAGAGAGCGGAAAGGCTGCAGAGCGTCGATGAACCTACGGAGGTTACACAGCACTCGCACAACGTCCACGCACCTGAGAACTCACAAAGACTGTCaagcgccagacgccgcggctcaCGATTAACGCAGTCAAACACATGCATCAGCAACCAACATACACACATGTACCTGCCCCCAGCCTTCATCCGCCCGCCAGCAACTCCGCAATTACACGACGCATGTGACGAAGGCATTCCCCTTGCGGGCATCAACTGTCAGGAGATCCGtgacgcgcagcggccggcgtgctgccgcttcgcctctgaATTTGGTCCTTCCCCCGCCTCTGAATTTGATCCTTCCCCCTTTCCACCTTCCAGCGAGATCACTTACCGACGAGTAGTGGCCAGGAGTAGCGCTCCAGATGAGGCGAACAGTGCGCTTCTGCCCGCccgcgtctttttctctctcttcttcgtagAAAGTCTTTCGAACGTGGAAGTTATCGTCATAGATTTCGATAGAGAAGTCGTAGAGCATGGACAGCGCTCGGAGCTCGCGGTCGTCAGCCCATTCTGCGAgcaggagagaaaaaaacacactCTGTGGAGACTTCGACGGGGGAATGCCCGCGAGACCACGTTCGGATACAGCCCAGCGAGGCGACTGGTGACACATTCTCGTCCGCCCCCCCAAacgtttagggtttaggacATGTGTCACCACTCAACCAACGAgtgagccgctgcagcatcCAGCTCCGCCACTTCCTCTCGGGAGACGTATCGCGGCCGACTCTGCTTCCGACTCGACTCCGTTCCACGAACCCGATATGGTTCTGGTATGCCTCACCTCCAGCTGTGGCGATTTTCTCCAGATACGCGTCAAAGTTGGGCCCGTCAGCTTCATCAACGAACGGCTCGAATTCGCGTCGGCGGATGCGCTGATTACCAGACACAGAGGacaggcgggggcggcgtgcTGCCATCCACTCCCGGTCACATATACGCTGGCGGCACGAATCAGCGGATTCCCCACCACGGCTACTGAGAGACTGACAAGAGGGGCGTCCGCGGAATAGGAGGGACGGAATCCAGCAGCAAACAGCTGAAGCTGCACGATAGGCATCCCTGACGGGGGGGTAAGGAGCTTCTCACTGCTGCACCACAGACCCGCACGCGCCATTCGAGTCATTACGAGTCATTACACACACCCGCTCGAGCCACTCGCTCCAGATCCCGTTCTCACCATTACTTCGACGGCCATCCTGCGAAGATAAAAGTGGTAGTCCTGGGTGCCGTAGAGCTGAAAACACCGACACAGCGAGCAGGCAGAAGCCGTGATCAACCACAGAACAAGCCGCTGCATTAAAGTTGCACGGCTACGGCCAGTTCCCCCCCAGTTGTGTCGAGCCCACACAAAACCACTTTTTCTCCACAGTCAAACGAgagcgtctcttcttctcgctgcgttGCCAGTTCGACAACGCCACCGCATTCACTCCGCAACACATCCACTGCACCCTCGGTCTGGGCTGCCGAGGGAGCAAAACTGCAACATCGACCGCAGACGCTTCCGGCCGCTGCCCAGTGCCCCGCCGTCAGTTCGGCTCGACTCCTACCTGGTCAGAGAAGGCTCTGAACATGCAGTTTCCGTCACCCTCAACGTGTCGCTTCGTGAGTTCCTGCCACCACGGAGGCCTGGCTTTGAGACCTTTCAAGTCGAAGTCCTTGGAAACCGAACACGTTGTGCTGGCAGAAGCACAActcgtgctgctgctgacgcTTGACGCGCTGCCCGATCGCGACCGAAGCAGGTCATCGTCCAGCTCGTCAGCAGTTTCCGACTTATCTGAACCCTTGCGGCGGATCGCGTCGGCGTTTTTGACGGCTCGATATGCGGGGCCCGCAGGACACAGGTGCTTTCTTGACCTCGTCTCGGGCGCCCTTGGGGTCGCGGCCGGATTCCCTTTGGGCGACACAGTGCCGCAGGGCCGCGTGCCGATGCTCGTCGGCGCCAGATGTGCAGGAGTCGTCGACGCGTTCGTCATGGGGCTTGACTCCTGGGCCTGCTTTTTTCCCGTTCCACAGACTACCTCAGGCTCGGCTCGgctttccttctctgcaggACAAATCGACCGTGCGTCAGCTGCTTCCTGCCCTCCATCAGCCGCAACCAGATCGTCCGCCGTTAGGTCAGCAGTGGGCGCGGAAGCCACAATCACCGGAGTCTCCTGCCCCCTGCGCTCCCGGTCTACCTCGCCAGTGCTGGTCGAGCCACGACTGCCGATGCGCGCTGACCGGCCTGTGGACTCCTTCTGGCTCGACTTGACGTTTCTGTGGGCGAtgtccgccgcctgcgcaggttCCGCGGCGATGGCCTTCTCAGCGCCGGAGTCCTCCAGTGGCCCGACCGCCGCGGGGCGACTGTGCGCGGTCGTACTCGGCGTCCCGGGGCCAGAGGAGGGGGGCGCCGCGATGGAACACGGCGGGGACGGGGCCGGGCGCGTGGGCGTCAACACAGAGGGAGGCGTGGCCTGCTGGTTGCTGCACGCCTTGGAGACCGCTGACAAGGGAGTCGGCGCCGAGTCCGACTGGAGTGTCTGAGGACTCTGCAGTTCCCCTGCAGCTTCCTCGTCTCGGTGGACGTCTTCCGACACCAACCTCGCGGGCTCCACTGGTGATTCCAGCGAGTCAGCAGCTCCACCACCTGGGAGACTGTCGCTGAGATGGCTGCCATTCTCGCTggccgcgccagacgcccCGAGAGGAGGCCCTGACACAATGGGTCCGTCTGAACCCGCAGGCGGAAGGTCGTCCCGGTTCAGCAGCCCCGGCTCACCTGGAGCCAGCGACAGAGACACATCGAGTTGAcaggcctccgcgctggCCGCGTTGGTCAGCCAGGCCTCTGCTGGGCTCTCGTCCGCCATTGCAGCCCAAGCGAAAAGACCTCGAAAAACGATTTACGGAACAGTGCACGAATGAGAACCCCTTGACTGCCCACCTAGCGTGAAAGAATTcaaggggggagggggggggtccCTCGATACACCGTGAATACCAGATGAATACGAAATCATGCGAGTACAAAGCCCGTCTACACGGACGGCGAgtccgcgcaggcgggagACACACGAGGTGGATAAATGAAAAGATTCGCGAAAGAAGAATGTCAAGTGGAGAGAAAAGACATGGCAAAGACGGCTCGTGTACGAGATGCACGTCGAGGTGAGACCAGCACACCGCAACGACCGCAAACTGACACGCTGGGGAGACGGTTGCCCTGTCGAAGCAAAGACTCTAAGACAACCTGGATCGAATTACAGATTGAACGtgcgaggagaaaagacaGTGAGTGAGCCCCGTACACAATACAGGAAGCCACATAATCGCGTTTGCCACACATCGGTCGAGGTAACGCGACGGGCTCCTTTCTCCTGCgtccacgcggcggcgaggattCAAAAGATGTCACAAAGTGTTCTGTCCTGAGGCGCATAACTTGAACGACGCAGCGCTCAACGGATCAGGAAGGCGGGTTCGCAGAAAGCGAAGCTTCCTTGGGTTGCCGAAGGCACGAACCAGGTCGCCGAGGCTCTGGCGAGACACAAGCCCCGAGTGCCTCGGACGCCCTTTCCACCGCCGGTGCGGCGGGAGCACGTGACGAAAGATGGAAAGACGCAGATGCTTTGGCTCAACAGACGAGCTCAAACGCAAGACGTCCCATCAAATGAAGCTGTAAGCCAAAGGACGCCTGCTTTTttccggcgacgcgccgcgcaccgTGCTTCTGCGTTTGTCCGTAGGACGTAGCTACCTCCTCCTCAGCACCAGAGGGGCCGCAGCCACCATCACTGCGTTACTCCCAAAACGGCATGCATGGAAAAAGTCCTTTCCCGGACACCGTATAGCCTAACAGGCTCGAAAAAGAAATACAGCCAAGCGCACCTGCGGCCACACCTAGATCTCGCCGCGCAAATGGGGCTGAGACCAGACCGCGTGGATCGACCCGCCACTTGCGCCCGTCACGGCCGCCACTGGCGGCACAACTTCTCTCGCCGGAGGAAGGGTGCGCGCCGATTTCAAACGGGGAGAAGTTCGCGCTCCTCGCCTCGGTCGCCCGATTTCCACTCCAAGCAGATACGCGTTGTACTGACCCGTGAAGACTGCAGAGCATTGCAAGTTCTGCGCACTGCCATATTTCGCTAGGCCACCTGCCAGCACagtggcgctcgcgctcctcgctttttctcgaaccacggcggcgcgcgtccgaatctcgcgcaggcgcgtcagTTCCTCGGAAACAACACGCATCAAAACACAGCAGACCCCGCGTCTACAGCAGCCAGGAAGCATACCCAAGGATACCTGAAAACGGAGCGCGGCGTATGCATGGAAAAACAACGCAACGAGGTCGAAAGACTGCAACAGCAGCCTCCCCTCtaggcagcgcgaggcaaCGAACCGAATCCATCCACCCCTGCTGCACAGCAGCGCAAGAAGCCACGGCCTGCAGATCCGCCCCTCCACGCCTAAGAGGACGAccgaccccccccccaacTGTGTGTTGTTGCTCGCTCGTCGATAAACCCGCCGTCTCTGCTCTTCCAGCCACAAACGCGTGTTCGCGCGTTGCTCACAGGGATTTGCGCAAAAAAGCCCCTGATGTAAATACAGAGCTAGCGTTCCAGAGGACGTCGCCTTGAACCCACAAACGAGTAAAGgcctgcgctgcagaagcgaccGCGTAAAGGCAGCGGCCAGACCCTCTTCCAAAGTTATCTTGGCTGTTTCTGGACGCGTGAATCCGCCAGAGTGCGAGAAATCCAGCGGCAGCCCTAAATCAACACTGGGACGACGAAATCACCAGTGTCTGTTTGAGGGCGTCTCCACGTCAAGAAATTCAACGCGCTAGAGGGGCCTGAATTTTCCAACCAAAAACAAGCAACGCCGCCTTGGATGTCCTATTGTAGCAAGCACGTCCCTTCGGTTTCTCTGAAGGGGTTGCGCGAGGACGTTGACTCTCTGAGCTACCCTGGGGACTGagtttcttttttttcactGAGAACGCTTTTCGGTTCCCTGGTGGGCGAACGAAGCCTGCCGAAGGCCCTGCACGTGGTGAGAGCCACGGGGCTGCCCGGCAGGCTAACCACAAAGTTTCTTTCGAATCGAAATGAAGCCAGCGCATGAGACAGGCACTCTGAGACGGCACGTGGTATTCGAAACTGACCACACAGAGCATCGGTGTAAGGGCCTTACAGACAGCACGACACTTTCAGTCCCCTATGAAGCTCGAACAAACAGGAGATATTCGCTGCACCTGTCTGCGTAGGGTATCACATCTGTGTTTTGCTATCCTTCCATCGAGGGGGAAGATGCGGTTCAGAAGTCTCCAAGGACCTCGCACGAAACAATGGAGGAACGTCTAGTCGACAGGCGCTTCAGGGCGCGCCACCCAGTGATGCAGAACTCGGCACAATTCGTCAAGTATTGTGTTGCGCATCCGTTCTAGACCAGAAAAGCGCCTGGCAGAcgtgccgcggctcgccacaGCCACGTTTCACTAttgccgcggctcgccacaGCCACGTTTCACTAttgccgcggctcggcgcgcgcctcgccaaAAGTATAGGCAGCCTgggacagcagcagcaggaggcatgcggctgccgcccaaTGTGCCGGCGGCGTTGTGCTTCCTACGCCGCGACAGATGTGTGCGAGCAACGCCGGCGCGTTCGCAGACGCTTCGATTCACCGATGACGTATCAGCCAGCAGGCCGAGTAAGTGttaaaaaagaaaaaaaaaaatctTCGAGCCTTCAACTCATACgctgcgtggctgctgcagaatGTGTAGAGCTCAAGTAGGAAGCTCCGCCCCGGCCGGGCGTCAAAGCCGGCGGGAGACAATACCTACAGACGGTGGTGCAGGGAAGATGAAGACTATGTAGGATTCTGTGTTTTGAGATTCCAGCGGTGAGAAAAACACATGCGAACATGCACGTGACAAGTGAGCAATGCCACAAGACTTCCACTCAGTACCGCCCCACAGGCGACCTATGGAACAGATACGAGACGGCGGTCGCTGACGCAGTTCCGGGGGCAGATCAAACTGAATCTGCCAGCCGGGAATCTCACGAAGACAGCAAGTCTCCTAGTCCTCGCCCAAGAcgaaagagaaaacgcgtGGACAGATGTGCAGAagggcggcctctgcgtgatATCCACGATCGCGCGCCTATTCCGCGCGACGCTCCCCTGCCTCTAGCCCATTCTTGACCTCGCTTTGCCCTTCTGTCCTCCCCGGCGGAGCCGTAGCGGCATCGACGCCTGTAgctcggccgcgcgcgccagcctgCACCGCGatctctcgcttccgcccGTTGCGCTAGGCCCTCATTCCAccgtgcctctcgcgcgccgccggctcccTTCTGCCTGTTCCGCTCCATGGTTGGGGGCGtcccgtcgtcctcgctcggTGGGTTcttcgcgcctgcggctgcacgCATGGCGGCGCGGCAACCAATTAGAATGCCAAGTGCTTGCTGGGTGCCCCCgtggcctcctcgccgtggAGGCTCTGAGTCTTCATCGGCTGCGGAGCGGCGTTTCGAGAGTTCCGATTTGCCGGGGGGGCGGCTCCAGCGAGctgtttctgctgctgctggaagGCCTGCTTGAGGGCTTGGATTTTGGGAGTGACGAATTTATCGAGCTCGTTGGCATACTTGTAGTAAATCGTCTGCTGGTGGTTATACTGCCGGCAGTTCTTGAACATCAACTGCACCTCGTCCGCGAACATCTGCGCGCTCGTGTAGTGCTTCTGAAAAAAATGCCGCGAGGCCAAAAGAGAATGGAGACAAATCCGACAGACGCTCGTGAGGCAGGGCCTCACACGCGACACGCCCTCGACCCCGAGGGCCTGTGAGGCGAGCGAACGAGCTGACCAAGCCGCATCGCAAGCCACGAGCCGCAGAAATGAAACAAGCCCGAGGTCGAGCGCTGCGACTTGCCCTCTGACTCCCCCTCCCCAGTAAGCCCTGCCCTCCGTAAGGCACAACCAGGAGCCTGTttcctgcagcgcgtcgctctgctgcgtaccccccctcctgctgctgcatgctgcaaacctgcgcgcgagcgcctaCCTTCTTGCACTTTTTCTTCATCGTGGAGATATCTGTTGGCTGCTGGATAACGTCGTAGTAGTCCGgagcctcctcgcggctgaCGGGCTTCAGGAACGGCCAGGCCGAGTGGTGCTTCCCCAAAGCGTCCAAAATGTCCATGATTTGGTCGTGCAGCGGGCGCATGTAGCCCTGGTGCCCGAGACCCGCGCCGCTGAccccttcgccgccggcgctggagCCCACGAAgcccgcgccttccggcCCAGCTGTCGCCTTCCCGTCTgtggccgcgcgaggcgcacccTCGCCTGGATGCCAGCCGCACTGAAGCAGCCCGGGGATTTGCGAAGGTGACAGCGTCTGCCCCGGGTTCTTCTGAAGACACGCGACAGGAACGGGAACGGAAAAAGACCGAACTGAACGTCAAAACCGACactcctcgcgctcgacccgctgcgccttccgGCTACGAGAACGAAgcccctccctcctcctcgacggcgcacaggcctccagcgccaTGCACTTCTGTGTCTCACTCCTGGCAAATGCTCCTCTCTAGCTGCTCGTGCGTCGAGGAAGATAACGGATCTCACACGCTAGGTTACTTCCCTTCGACTTGCAGAGCTATATCGGCGGCGGACCGCCTTCAGCACCCGGGAATGCAATCGCGGAGGCATCCAGCAGACGGCTCTGCCGAGCCCGGATCTCTTGCGTCCTCAGCAACGCGCTTAGAAGCCTAGGACTCCATCGACAGTCTGCCCCCTCACCTTCCAGAAGTCCAGGCCCTGGTAGACGACGAGCGGCTTGAGGGCGAGCGTCGCCCGCTTAATGACTTGCTGCTGGTCGTGGAGCATCTCCGAGAGACGGAGATAATTGATGCGCGGATTGATGTGACACTCCATCAGCGTCCCTCCTTCGTAGTCCTTGATGTAGCCATAccagcgctcgcgcggcatCGAGATCTTCTGCGTGAAGCCTTGCTTCCTGAAGTACCCGACGGCGAAGTTATCTGCAAAACCGACAAACAACGCGCGAAAGCGACTCGAGGTGAGCACGAAAATGAGCGTTCACCAATGGATGGATGCTAAACTGCAAGAGTGCGGCACATGACATCTCATATATAAAGGCatcccccccttcccccaaaaaaacatacacacatatacaaacataaatgtatatatttatatgtagaCAAATATATCTTGAGGGAGAGGCTCTTGGTGGTGTCCGCTCGTACAGACAGATAGGCGGCATTACGGAGAGTATGCTACTTGTGGATGACTCTTCAGCTGCTGTATCCACGAATATTCGCGCACACCGTCTGTGGACATGCGATTACATCGCACCTAGATCTCCACGCAGCTCCGGCTTTTACCTGCATACGTCAGGAAATATTCAATTCCGGACTTCTTCACGTGCTCCTTGAGGTGATTCATCAGTCGCGTGCCGTAGCCCTTGACCTGTTCGGTCGATGTCACCGCGAGAAAAGCGATTTCGGCGAATTTCTGAGAAGTCACAGAAACAGAAGCCTTTCTTCGAGCGCTGCCTCCACCTCCAGATACCcagctcctctctctggAAAGCTGCTGGCCAGCGAACCACGCGGGAACTGAGAAGGAAATCCACCCGTGGAGAAAGGCATGCCAGGGGCCGAAGAGACTGCTGAGACGGAGTCTCTCCTTCACCCATTCTAGCGAAAATACGTTGGCACGCAACACGTGCATTTACACGGAAGAATCACGCCAAGTTCTGCTGGCAAGGCGGCTTGTTCCTGTTTTTTACCTGCTGGAAATACGGCCGGAAGCAGCATCCGCCGATGATCGTGTCTTCCTTGTTGAGACAAAAGGTGTAG
This DNA window, taken from Besnoitia besnoiti strain Bb-Ger1 chromosome III, whole genome shotgun sequence, encodes the following:
- a CDS encoding OTU family cysteine protease (encoded by transcript BESB_046630), translating into MADESPAEAWLTNAASAEACQLDVSLSLAPGEPGLLNRDDLPPAGSDGPIVSGPPLGASGAASENGSHLSDSLPGGGAADSLESPVEPARLVSEDVHRDEEAAGELQSPQTLQSDSAPTPLSAVSKACSNQQATPPSVLTPTRPAPSPPCSIAAPPSSGPGTPSTTAHSRPAAVGPLEDSGAEKAIAAEPAQAADIAHRNVKSSQKESTGRSARIGSRGSTSTGEVDRERRGQETPVIVASAPTADLTADDLVAADGGQEAADARSICPAEKESRAEPEVVCGTGKKQAQESSPMTNASTTPAHLAPTSIGTRPCGTVSPKGNPAATPRAPETRSRKHLCPAGPAYRAVKNADAIRRKGSDKSETADELDDDLLRSRSGSASSVSSSTSCASASTTCSVSKDFDLKGLKARPPWWQELTKRHVEGDGNCMFRAFSDQLYGTQDYHFYLRRMAVEVMRIRRREFEPFVDEADGPNFDAYLEKIATAGEWADDRELRALSMLYDFSIEIYDDNFHVRKTFYEEEREKDAGGQKRTVRLIWSATPGHYSSVHRRSAAFPLSGDNPIGTLECRGLCRLLQLEEQQLEQEDSVTQLDEAEQKRLAAEWGLDPKEFQQLAEQQRQLLAEATAAERQQNTPQKKAHEICKRIWDVFEAARVAATAVQRERAVQQAAAGQVGCRVRAGDPKASGAAPTRTAPLTVYALPTTRARLGLARHGAAQLPHKSAGSLKTEAGRGAGPPACVAGEAWRAAPAYYAGSSPRVARDVNGARVPASGLPSTMGLISNSRPPRLVMPTGECSQTRPGELPRQVNRMPSGETGGVSSSRAHHLGADGRTAAGAGSGVSASITASPFFAPQVGNLLPYVGAAGTVESPAAGAVNRGALPWTSAQQAYMQEQERLRRQYEAQQKLKQPVGDAKVAGQALGHPLDLASGSAVSGTASTRQVLSVGHAFAAATGFPGSPASRQVSATSTTASAAPGSPHCSQHGCKYNEDKVLGFFGPGPVASSGDPSGSPLGSSISDTSPGISPTVSALSSLTAANHASAGGANIEDIIGGSRPLPPGDGSEVSGGASRLGNAVGLTSATSQKAAAHGTASPSTVEGGKGVANALVAHGLTGAQRPPSTASTAATAAGKGSTARQQVFTRPPHAGNNASAPFAPWKLKANPEPNVKHYIRRANGSYVEVDPTKLLAAYPTVTSSGYTLAGGVASLGAQAAADGLYARFPHQGVGAPGAAGVLRKGSSPGSDNASERSTAMGSLVSSDATPRSVTSSGSWFGSWLRSSNAASSR